In Candidatus Obscuribacterales bacterium, the genomic stretch CGCCACGGTGGGATATTTGAGGTTCTGAGCCCCCTCGATCACCCTACTTTTCCATCTTGGGCACTAAGATCTAACTCATAAGAAATTCTAATCACGAGTAAATACGTAGCTTTTCTCCCATGCCATCACAGGGGGTAAGACCCATCATGCGGGAGTTTCAGGGATTTTGTACGTAGGTTTGCGTAGCCACTCTGCCGCTTCACGAGGTAGATTCCGTAATTTTTTTGAGAAAAAGATGATTTTGGTGATTACACCGAGAGTAAATTCACTTATAATGGGGTTAATGATGATGGTAGATGTTCACACGACCCGGTGGTTCGCCTCCGGGTTTTTTTTGTCAATTTGGCGATCGCTTTCGGGGCACTTCTCTCCGCAATTTCCCGGAGTCGCGATCTAGACCCCCTCATCAACAAAACAGACAACCGTAGAATCATGAATCTTGGATCTTGCTCAGGAACTGGGCTTCATTCAATGAAGCTAACTTGCCGGGTTTCGACTCTGCTCAACCCTCTTCTCATAGGGACTGGAGCACAGAGCGATGTTGACATGCTGACCAATCGTTACGTCCTCCTACTTGGGACAAACTAAGGGATAGTTTTGGGCAGCTCCCGCACTCCATTCCCACACCGACCCCGGATAGTTTTGAGCGGTATACCCCAACTGCACCAGCACGGTGGTCATCCAAGCCGAGCGAATGCCGCCGGTGCAGTACGTAATAATACGGTGCTGACGCGTAATTCCATGCTGGGCAAGGCGATCGCCTATCTCTGCCGCAGATCGTAAGTACCCTTGCGGAGTTAAGCAATTCCGGAAATCAACGTGTAAGGCCCTTGGCAGATGGCCACCTCGGCTTTCTCCATGGAGCATGGCACCGTGATACTCAGCAGTTGTACGGACATCGATCACTACCCAAGGGCGATCGCTTTCCGTCTGGGTGATCAGATGGCGTAGGGTTTCTCGATCGATCGTCCAAGTGGGAATACGTATGATCGACCAGCTTGGCCTGCAGGACGGCGGTGTTTGGGGAATCGGTTGTGATGGCAGCGCGGCCCAACCCCCATCGACCCAGCAAGCTGCAGGATGGCCAAGCGATCGCAACATCCAAACAATCCGTCCTTCCTGCCCCCAGCCATGGTGGGCATCACCCACTACTACGACCGGAGCATCGTTAATCCCTAAGCGCTGAACTAGGCTGGTGAGTTGGGCATCTTGGTTCAGCAAACAACCTCGCTGACTGGGTTCGTTGTCCGTAAACCACTGCCATTGAATGC encodes the following:
- a CDS encoding rhodanese-like domain-containing protein; this encodes MAGRDPAPPEDTYPWIVNWETAYAYLHEGATLLDARGKTWTPRFSKVQRIQWQWFTDNEPSQRGCLLNQDAQLTSLVQRLGINDAPVVVVGDAHHGWGQEGRIVWMLRSLGHPAACWVDGGWAALPSQPIPQTPPSCRPSWSIIRIPTWTIDRETLRHLITQTESDRPWVVIDVRTTAEYHGAMLHGESRGGHLPRALHVDFRNCLTPQGYLRSAAEIGDRLAQHGITRQHRIITYCTGGIRSAWMTTVLVQLGYTAQNYPGSVWEWSAGAAQNYPLVCPK